A region of Halorhabdus rudnickae DNA encodes the following proteins:
- a CDS encoding NAD(P)/FAD-dependent oxidoreductase, whose protein sequence is MTERVCVVGAGIAGAGAAHVLDGVDVTVFEMDTVGGRMASHRRNGCVFDFGANYLELGDADLESVIEDAAGDVAVEIEPPVWQFDASGEIAEGQTPQNTRWTTKEGLDGIVRAMIENSGADLEVGVGVTHLERLTDGWLVRTDTGEREFDAVVLAVPGASASVLFETADWGAPIRADLAGALDTIPYRTMDSVALHYPFELETPFFGLVSEEGVYDVAWVSNEGHKPGHVPDGEAIVIVQFGPGWAVTHPQTSPAAAAEAATQRVVELLGDDRLTEPTWWEYQRWGDAVPTRGIDDSLFERALEDDLAIAGDWVEGIGRTRAALRSGLRAGRELL, encoded by the coding sequence ATGACTGAACGAGTCTGTGTCGTCGGCGCCGGCATCGCCGGGGCAGGGGCGGCCCACGTGCTGGACGGCGTCGATGTGACGGTCTTCGAGATGGACACCGTCGGCGGGCGCATGGCGAGTCACCGCCGGAACGGATGTGTGTTCGACTTCGGCGCGAACTACCTCGAACTCGGGGACGCGGACCTCGAATCCGTTATCGAGGACGCCGCCGGGGACGTTGCCGTCGAGATCGAACCGCCGGTCTGGCAGTTCGACGCGAGCGGCGAGATCGCCGAAGGTCAGACGCCTCAGAACACCCGCTGGACGACCAAAGAGGGTCTCGATGGCATTGTCCGGGCGATGATAGAGAACAGCGGGGCCGATCTGGAGGTCGGCGTCGGCGTCACCCACCTTGAGCGCCTCACGGACGGTTGGCTGGTCAGAACCGACACGGGCGAGCGGGAGTTCGACGCGGTCGTGCTGGCCGTCCCCGGCGCTTCGGCGTCGGTACTCTTCGAGACAGCCGACTGGGGCGCTCCCATCCGAGCTGACCTCGCGGGAGCGCTCGATACGATCCCCTATCGGACGATGGACAGCGTCGCGTTGCACTACCCCTTCGAACTCGAGACGCCGTTTTTCGGCCTCGTCAGCGAGGAGGGGGTCTACGATGTCGCCTGGGTCTCCAACGAGGGGCACAAGCCGGGCCACGTTCCGGATGGTGAGGCCATCGTCATCGTCCAGTTCGGTCCAGGATGGGCAGTCACGCATCCGCAGACGTCACCCGCCGCGGCCGCCGAGGCCGCCACACAGCGAGTAGTGGAACTCCTTGGGGACGACCGATTGACCGAGCCAACATGGTGGGAGTACCAACGCTGGGGCGACGCCGTTCCGACCCGCGGGATCGACGACTCACTGTTCGAACGCGCTCTCGAGGACGACCTCGCGATCGCAGGCGACTGGGTCGAAGGGATCGGCCGGACGCGGGCGGCGCTCCGGAGCGGGCTCCGTGCCGGTCGCGAACTCCTGTAA